The Macadamia integrifolia cultivar HAES 741 unplaced genomic scaffold, SCU_Mint_v3 scaffold151, whole genome shotgun sequence sequence ACGTTTGTTATCACCGtgtcatttttctctctcctaggaaTGAACCAGGACAAACAATTTGTTGAgaagtagaaaaaaaagaatctttaattTAGAACTTCTTTGTTCCATAAActaagaaagggaaagggaaagggaaagggtaGGGTGGGTTGGCTCTTTAGTGAGCACATGATTAGTTTGATGGGAAAAACagtaatttcatgttaaaaaaaaatttaacaccACCTCCAATGCTActtcaaccaccaccaccaccaccatcaccactacCGGTGGctccaacaatttttttttgggtattcaaTGATATTGTTATAAATTTATAGAAATTCCAAAAACAGAGATACTGCGCATAACAATTGtgttttagtttcttttcttgcttagaaatagaaattactaTGATTACTAAACACATTTTTTTGCCCAAGAATTTGGCCCAAAAGCaagaaaataccaaaagtaaTTTCTAGAATAGAAACATGGTCTATATAATAGAAGTATTATCATGCAGGGCCTAAGTCTTATGGGTTTCAATTTAAATGCATGTAACGTTGGCACATTGGATTTTGCCCAAAGTACAACTTACGTTCTGATGATGTTGAAACATGAAAAACTAGGTACCTGAAATATGGTACATATGATATTTTCGAGAATACTAAATATTTATTAAGTGTGAAATGCTAAATTATGCTTACAAGCTCAAATTGAACGATAATTGATCCATCAAACATCAAGTTAGAGTCATTTGGAAGAATCAAGCAAGGAATGATCAAAGAAGATTGAAGATTTGATCACATAATACAGGTTTCACCAGACCACGACAATTCAAGAATTGACGAATTCCATGACTTggaggcaaaggattgaagtgATCAGATTCAAGCTTCAAGAAGTCATAGGATACTttgtttgtaattatttttgaaattctatGCAACAAGTCTAACAGCCTAGGAGCCCTTAGAATTGCATTATTAGTCACCCAAAATGCTAAGGTAGAAATTGTTGTCATTTTCCGTATTGGATGGTGGGAAAATTTGGTGAGCAGTCTTGGGAAAACTCCaaatggaaaaagagaaaaacaagatgTTCATTCACATAAGGAAATGTTTTTCAACTCACAAGAAAGTCCAAATTCCAGATGCCAATCATGTTTTGGGAAGTGGCAGAGAGGTGCTATCTTACCATCCTCATGGTTTCAGTATTCAATAGGGAAATCTAGTAAGCTTAGAGAAAACAATTTGAGAGCCACATCAAATTGAATTCTATGTTTCATACAGTTGTAAGTAAAACAACAGAAGATACAATCCCAGTGCCAAAAACATAAGGCTCGAAATTCATAATGACACCAAGCCATACAAACCCATCATGATGAGCAAAGGACATCATACAAATTTTCTCAATGGAAAGGTAAAGGGGAGGGTGTACTAAGAGGGTAAGGTAAGGGCAGAGGTAGAGAAAACTCTAAACTGACTGGTTTATGCTGAAACATTAAGCATCCTCCTTTTGAAACAAAGCTTCAACCTCGGTAATAGTGCTTCGAGCTTCATCCAATTCAGGGCCTTGTTGATTTGCTTCCTCTAACTCTGTCTGAAATGGAAGAGTGTTTAGAAGAATGTAGAACTACACTGATTTTTCCTATTAAGTGCATATTTGGGTCCCATAATCAAACACAGTAGATCCCTAAACCGAAGGAGAAGGAAGTTTGCCAATTTTAACAACTAATTACTTCATTGCTAAAATCAACATGTCTGTAGTATGCAACAACTCACAATTTTGGTTAAATTTTTTCATTCCATTTGATATGGCATCTTATGGGCTAGTAGATCCCAGCATCCACCGAAACAAAAAATCCTTGGTCCAGAtttatgtgaaaaaaaaaaggtggaataTACAATACCAGAGTTCCTTTTAGGTCAGCTAGTGAGGTCTCCAAGCGTTTGTGGCAATCTGGAATCATCATCCTTGACTCGGCCAAAACATTTTCCTGTTCAAAAAAATTGGACAATAAGAGGCTATTTGTTGTGTTCATTCAGGCATCATAATGGTTCGTGGGATAAAAAGCTTTGATACAGCAGTTGGCAGATATATTTCAAGCTTTAGAAACATTGAGTTAGTTTTTGAAGTGTGTGTACACAGGGAGAACTACAGTAAGGTGATTCGCTGCCAAGAGTTGCATATAGACTACTGTGGTATGCAGTGAGTGTGTCTTAACTCTTTCAATCCTTGCTTCCATTGCAATAAATTTTGTGGTTCTTCAAAAAATCCAAGACATATTAGGAATGGCAATacttgtgggggtgggggaggggtagGAACATGATGCATATACTGacttttaattagtttcagGGTTGGATGTACTTGGCCCccaccctcaaaaaaaaaaaaaaaaaaaaaaagagcggTGCATTACTGGTGATTTGATTTACTGCTATTTCCATCACCAAACTACTGTGTCTTTATTATGTTCTATTTCAAATTCAAACTTTGTTATCAAAAGGAACTTCAATTGGCTGGGATTTCTAGCCCCAGTCTCTAAGGTGGTCTCAATATGTCATGTGAGAAAGAAGTACAGAGAGAACAGAGATTGGTCCTCAGTTAAGTTCAATATGAAAACAGTAAAAGCAATGGCAAACAAAAAAGTCTGAAAAAGGGAAAGATCCTAATGTCTTTATCCTGTCTAAATACTCTTTCTAGAAAGGAAATCAGTTAAATCAACGAAAGTGGTGGGTGTGTGGGACCCAATCATTTAGGACCATGATGCATTGCAGACACCCATGTCATAGACATGCCACATCTCCAACAAAACTCATCCAAAACAAGCTAAAACTCGATTTTAGAGTAGAAATCTTTCTTATTtcacccctccaaaaaaaaaaaaaaaaatcatccaaaacaAGCTAAAACTCTAATTTAGAGTAGAAATGTCAAAGGAATGGGTTTTTTATTGGTGGATTATGATTATAACaacttcttttttacttttattaacAGTAAAAAGGAAGATGTATTTTGTTAAATGTCAGAGGAGGAAAATCCCGTAACGCAAACTCTACAAGCATAGATTCATTAATAATACCAGCAATTAATTTCTGGAGCCTCGACCTACATCCATAGTTTTTAAAGCGGTAAGGTGACGGAGGCGTTTGACGGTCTTTCGGAGCGTCTTAgtaataaggcgggcataaagcgtcgccttatcgactaaagcgttcctgtgtaattttttttatagaaccaatctatttggctcaaatcctagttgaatcctattactcatatgttaaataaatattaaaggttcatattcataccaatgtaagatattcatcaagaaaacagatcaataaagtgaataaactaagttcatcttcatcaatcatattaacatataatataaatacataattatgaaacaaaattataaattaagaaaagaagacataaaaaatacaagcatttattatacttacctttatgatgccaaaatgagtgcctaagccctaaggtcatccactatatttctactcctgtcaaagaaaaatgaagctcACTGttgccagagcaaaatggttGCNNNNNNNNNNNNNNNNNNNNCACCAACAAGAGAAAATCCCACCCTAATACCCCTGGTGCAATTACGACCTCAGAAATATTCTTGAAAAGGGATCACGTAGAACTACAACGCTGTTGAATAataaaatgcattaaaaaagGACAAATGCTTCGGCAGATTGGGAGACACCAGACACTTGGAGTTTATTTGATTTAGAATGGGAGAGGGAACAGCAAACTAATCAAATGAATACTTCATTTACTTAATGACTTGTGAACCACCACAATTCATGCTAGTAGTTCTGATTAGCCAGAGATGAATATTATGCTTCTATGGAATAATAAACTGAAGGAAACATTGTTCCTGTAGGTCATGGTGTCAAGTATATATATCagtgggttttattttttcggtAATTCAGAAAAtgttatttcataaaaaaaaaaagacaaaactgaaattagaatattcttttgtaattttttttatgagggCTTAAACTTTAAATCCAATGTTATTGCAAGGATGTACAAGTGAAATCTAATtggatcatagtttttaaggcggtaaggcgacggaggcatttgagggtctttcggagcgccttagcaataaggcgagcataaagcgtcgccttattgactacagcgttcctatgtaatttttttataaaaccaatctatttggctcaaatcctagttgaatcttattactcatatattaaataaatattaaaggttcatattcataccaatgtaagatattcatcaagaaaacaaatcaataaagtgaataaactaagttcaatcatcaatcatcaatcatatgaacatataatataaatacataattatgaaacaaaattataaatataaagaaaagaagacataaaaaatacaagtatttattatacttacctttatgatgccaaaatgagtgcctaagctctaaggtcatccactatatttctactcctgtcaaagaagaatgaagctcaccgctgccagagcaaaatggtcgcctagataagtggttctttcttgttccttgattccttctcaaagccctttcttaaaacccttgacaaaatccaaaccctgtttgtgaattgggtttttattttgtttgttttggttatttttggtggagtaaagctcatcccatacatctcaagtgttaacaaaactatacacctaccaataaaaaatctatatttggaatcttcatcaagtaattttaaaatgtgtaaaaaaaaaaaaaacccataaggcaccacttcacataaggaggagcactgccttaccatctttagaccgcatcagcgccaaggcgctgctaaggaggcgctgctaaggcgtcaccttaccagcgccttaaaaactatgcctaCATCAGTAATGGCAATAACTTATCTACACCAAGTTGttgaaattacatataaaaacaTTCCAGATGGATAAGTTACTATCTTATGAAACTTAAAAAACATCAGCAATTCCTGAAAAATCCCATAGCCAAATTCTCTTGAGCACAAGACTCATTTTTACTTGAAGTAAGTGGTGACAAAGTGACATATGATCAAGTTTATGGTGGTGTTCAGAGATGATTGAAGCACTGATGATACCTGTTGCTTAAGATCATATGGATCAgctcctttctctttcatatcAGCAGTTTTAGTTGCTTCTCTTTCAACCTCTTTCTCATAGGAGTGCAGTTCTTTAACGATGCGCTTGCAAGTGCCTGTTTTGATCTTCAGATTCCTAAGGGTTGCCATCTTGACCtgattgaaaaaacaaaaaaaacctccTCAGTTTATGTATTGCTGCATTTTTCATAGCACAAACAATTGTGCTATGTGACTATTTTTCAGATCAATCTTCCTTGTCACAAGCATATGATTTTTACAAATTATCACAAACTTCCACCGAGCTGAAACAATATGTCAATAGCTACAATTGTTGGAGGTACATTGTGAAGCTTGTAAGGTTATGATACACACTTATATCTGAGTGATTAAAATCTGATACCTTTGAATGCAATACAACAACCATGACACTCTGTAATAATTATATTCTTGTTTTTGCATCCATGGCAACAAGGGCAATAAgcagcaagatttgaaacagtAAAATAAACTGAAATATTCACCACCCATTATGTAAATACTAGGGCAGGGACTCATGGCAAGACCCACCTTTCCATTCATTTCCTGATCAAACTCCCAAACTAGAATTATTACTAATTATTACTTGACAGAAGTAAAAAGAATATTTCCCAGATGGGCTAGAACAATCCATGGTGAACCCAATTTCTGTTGCTACAGAAACTGGAgaatctgaaaatcaagaacctTTCTGGGTTGTCTTAGCAGAATTCTGAAAACATGGAAAAGATACATTTCAGATAATAGGAACGAAATTTACCTTTTCCCTTGATCAGTAGATCCAAATCGAGGCGCTTCTTCGTCTTCTTGAATGTGTTCTGTAGAGTTATAACTTTGTATTAGTAGGAGGTTTATAAGCGCCTTCCGTTGAACCTTTTTGGTAcactttagtttccaattttacCCTTCAACTTTAAAATTATCCTCTTATAGTACCACTCGCTAAGAGTAGAGGCAAGCGAGGATACTCTCTCTTTGAGCTTCCACGCACAGAACCCTGAAGTTCCCAGTTCCCACCGTTAGTTTGCACCTTCGATCGATCCGCACGGGCAGAACCCATCGACTCAGGTTCGTTCTCTTTTATgggtttttaatattttggtTGTTGTTCAATAGCTCTGTTCGCCAGGTTGTAGTTGTGTATGATCAGATAATAAAGGTCCATTGTACATCAACTGTTTGTTAAAATTTCAAAGTGTATGAAGCAACCCATGAACGCAACTGAAGCTTTGAGGCAGAGTTATAAAGATTTCTGCTTTGATGGTCGATATAGACAATGTTTGGATGATCTATAAGGGGAAATTTGCATACTGAGGGTGATATTAACCATCTTCTAGCCTTTCTGTTGTTGGAGTGGAGGGCTATTGCCCATGATTTTGTAATGGTATTATTTACTGTCTACCTGTCGACAGGCAGCCAGTGATGCTGGGTGGTTTGGTGGATATACTAGCTGCTGTACTCATTAACAATTCAGTTGGCAAAACTTTGAAATATTAACCATGGTTTTATCCAC is a genomic window containing:
- the LOC122064015 gene encoding tubulin-folding cofactor A-like, coding for MATLRNLKIKTGTCKRIVKELHSYEKEVEREATKTADMKEKGADPYDLKQQENVLAESRMMIPDCHKRLETSLADLKGTLTELEEANQQGPELDEARSTITEVEALFQKEDA